The genomic DNA CTAAGGGGTTGTTGAGGAAGAAGTTGAGAAGCCAGGAGTCGGAATCATCGTTATGTCCGACGACGTGCTGACGGGTGCAACAGGGGACACAGTGGATGGAACGGTGGCAGTGGCGGTAGACgggtcagtcgacatctccaagtAAAGGTGTTGATTAAGTTCAGTTGGTGTGTGTAAACTCTTTTAGTGGCAAGAATActtcgtcttgcgattgttgaaAAATTTGAGATACAAACTTGACGGacgaaaattacacggaaaaactAGGAAAATTTACACGGAAATAACTGaaaaaattacacggaaaacttgtggaaagaggtaagccgagtcgaggcaATTTccacaagacgagatacgccccgatagtgctcacggtttggcgtgtcatccccaaagataaaacaacttcgtctctgaagtagcagcaccgctagcagcagagctccggcgaacgggagtaaggcgggggcagagcttcgatgggaagactatgcagagagaaagagagcgtgtatgcaagaatgcttgtgtatgttctgtatagaatgcaatggatgcatgcctatttataggccaagtccacccgcaggggcattgatggagttTGGGGTGATCTAAAAAGAATAAGCggccaagatccaaggcacgaggcacgggtcacggtgcgcagctcgcgggcgggcggcgaCGGCGCGCgtgcgcgcgcgtgtgggctctgtcaccgatcttattccacgataattattacacataataattcatcttattaaatacttcattaaagaagtttatcatccccgatttgggaaaattaacacttagttaattaatcccttagtttttctcatagctcatttttagctttattgtgaccaactttgatatattatttctcactcacttggaatcggatttgagaaaatgaatatactacggtcatctactcggaacgtagatcgacgctattacatttaatttcacaaaattaaatgtcttgtaacatttattattagtcaatgtcgttgaccaagcacgattccaacagtgttgtgattttaaaaaaagttttgaAATCATAAACTATCTCCGCCATGTTACTCAAAAATTAACCAATCCTTTTATGCTAACATTAATAAAAGCTAGAGcacataatattaatatttatttaggAACGGAGGACATTTGCATCTTCACCCATTCTCAAATAATCAATAGTCGTTGGATCAAATCacagaaaaaaaataaggatttctatttttagattTCCGTTTATCATGATTGAAGCGTTGATTCCATTGTTCTTTGGTGATTTCTCGGACAATGTTTAACTATGCGTTCTCGATCTGGCGGCGTTCGCCTGAACCTGCACGCGAATTTTGTTTTGCTTCTTCACCCATTTTCAAAGATCTTAAAAAAAAGGTTCCGACTTTGACAAGAAGGGGGCGGAGCAATGACTGTTACAAGGTCGAAATGGGTCGCTTAGGTCCACTAGGCAAGCCTGCACAACTGCATATGGTAGTCAATGAGCTCATGATCAGTCAGATATTTGGGCGACTGACAGGTTCTCCCTCTCCCAGATGCAGGTGGCGGTGTCCAAAGCGGTGTCTAAAGTTGAAGCACATAGTTTATTTGGGAGAAGTGTTTTTCTTAAGACATATGCTCCCtccatcctaaaaaaatactatcaagagatgatacgagttttaatacataattggtaaattaagagggaatgagaaaaagtagttgaaacaATGTAGTGGATTGTGAGACTTAGGGCATCACAAAGGGGTAGATGATGCCACGCCTGATGCATCGTCTGCCATTGCAGGTGGGCGGACGAAGCCACGCCCCATGCCCACGCCCTAAGCTTAGTTCGCATATAATGAGGCGGACGATGATCGCCCGCCCCATATAATGAGGCGGGCGAGCAGACGATAGGTCGGACGatgttaacattttttaaatttttttttatttcattttttcactCTATAAATTTACCTAATTTCCCATTTATTTCTGACACCAACTCCTATTTCCCTTACTCAATTCTCTCTCACCCTAGTAAAATGAATCCAGTCGATGACCTCACTACCACTTGCGACATAAATCGGGCCTTGACTCGAGCCCTATTCGATTACGTGGCTCGGACTATGAACGATCTCTTGTCTAAACGTGAGCGTGACCAGCAAGAGGCGAAGGAAGCCTCGAGGCCAATCCAATGTCGGACCTCGGTCCACCGAGAGCACGACGAAGCTGCCCAACATCCGTTCACATACCTTTTTCTGATGAAGCATGTTGGGGCCCGACGGTTTTTCACCGCTGATTTAGAATGCGACAAGATCTTTTTCTGCACATTATTCACACGTTGGAGGCACGCGACACATACTTCCGGTCACTGGCGGAACTACATACATAGGGGGAGTGGCTTAAGCTCttaatgaatttatttttttaatttttttctattataaagttcaaaaaattattcatattatatatatattagagtgaactacataaaatgtccctgatgtttccatttgtttcactcCAGACTCCTgacttttaaaaatatcaccacAAGGCTCTGacctttaacataatcacatatcatatatttatagtcaTTTTTCAGACTAAAATGCCCTTATGCCTTGCAGGGCATTTCAGACAAATTGCTCTTTCTTGCAGGCCTACTCTGTGTTGCAGACATGACCTTTGTCAAATCAAAATTGATGTTTATTGGTTAATCAATCGTTTCAGTTTTGCACCATTCTTAAATGTTTTAAAATCTGGGCATAGTGAATTCACTTAATTGTATGATTAGATGGGCCATGGTGTCAAATCATTACTAAATCATATTTTTCGTAACGTAATTAACatgtaattataaaaaataagaaaagaagacgcctttttttatatataatagaggaacataattgaattataattgaGGACGCCATTCTTACGAAATATCGAATttctttaaaatatatataggtAGCCGGCTGGCCATAAAATGAGGAGTgacactatttttttatataaaaataacaaaacaatatagtactaataaattaataatcttatttaatgTTTAAACATTTAACATTATTATGTATTGCTACTCATTCTAGATAGAGATAATGATTTGACTCTAATAAATAATAGTCATAAGAATTTTatattattcaaacaaattgtaatcaataaattattttttatttactaaaTCACCACTAAATGAATGGTTTTTGACTTTTTGTTATGGTTGAACAACGGCATTCTTACTTTAGTATAAAATGATTCTACGCCAGTTTACATCTCTCAGCAGCAATGATTCTACGCCAGTTTacatcaattaaataataaactaaataaaggCGTAGTAATATTGTTGGTTCGAGTAAGCAGCCGAGGTATAACctttaatcatttttatatttagcttattgtatttataattcaaaatttggGAAATACAATATAAGGTTTGGAATTATATTTTTCTCTGTCACCTTAATTCTGGGCCGTTTACATATTAGATTAGATCGTCCCTTTGCAGagtgaaatttttgaaatgtaTTTGTTAAATTACAAATGGAGTATGGTATACGTGGTATGTATGTGTGGTATGTCGACTGAACCGCTGCTGACTCACCCATCATAACTGATGGCTGACACGCGGCCGTCAAATCACGCCAGGGTTGCAAGCAGCATGCAGGGCCGCCACTGCAGAATCCATGTGGTATGACcataatgcccttttagggctgaaGGGTCTTTTTGTCCAAAAAAACCTGATACGTGATTATGTTAAAGGCTAGAGacttgtggcgatatttttaaaagtcaggggtctggagtgaaacaaatggaaacgtcagggtcattttatatagttcactctatatattattatataaaagccCCTATAAATAATCTAAATTACctacaaatttatttttaatgtaattttttgaaaatttagccCCTACTTACGTTCATTTTTGCATCTGCCACTGCTTCCGGTATCATACCGATAGCATCGGCAGACCCGAACTGTCGCCGTTGCAAAATTGCACGATTGCGATTCGGCAGTTAACCTACGGCGGCACGATGAATATGTTCGATTAGTATttccacgtcggggagacaactggGCCCGAGTGTCTGAAAACATTTTGTGCAAAAGTTGTGGAGGCTTTCAGCAACGCATATATGCTTAAGCTGATCGCTACTGATTTCCAGTCCCTTGTGAAATTATACGAGAGGACGCACGAGTTTCCTGGAATGTTGGGAAGCATAATCTGTATGAACTGGGAGTGGGAGAATTACCCGACCGTGTGTAGAGGACAATTCACCAATGGATACAAGGGCACGCACTCGACGATGACCCTTGAAGCCATCACTAACCAACGACTCTGGATTTGGCATGCTTGCTTCGTTGTGGCctggtcgaacaacgacattgaCATCCTGAACACATCACACTCTTCACCAACCAATGCAATGGAAATGGCtaggccatcgagttcactgccaacggaCGCTGGCATCATATGGGGCACGACTTGGTCGATGACATATACTCGAGGTGGCCTGTTTTTTGAAGATGATCACCACCCCAACGGGTCTGCGAGCTTTTTTTTTGCTCAACGGCAGGAGGTTGTGCAGAAGGATGTGA from Salvia splendens isolate huo1 unplaced genomic scaffold, SspV2 ctg464, whole genome shotgun sequence includes the following:
- the LOC121790294 gene encoding uncharacterized protein LOC121790294 → MLKLIATDFQSLVKLYERTHEFPGMLGSIICMNWEWENYPTVCRGQFTNGYKGTHSTMTLEAITNQRLWIWHACFVVAWSNNDIDILNTSHSSPTNAMEMARPSSSLPTDAGIIWGTTWSMTYTRGGLFFEDDHHPNGSASFFFAQRQEVVQKDVNRPTNFWYKAVIVDVMYTSIILHNMIVNDEGARVTEWDDEEARPSPGVVTPPHVRGLPMDNNEVLAAYHNAQPAIQCLPNVRYG